One genomic region from Bactrocera tryoni isolate S06 chromosome 3, CSIRO_BtryS06_freeze2, whole genome shotgun sequence encodes:
- the LOC120773107 gene encoding uncharacterized protein LOC120773107 yields the protein MKIRKGCCDNLHIIFDEVTAKCVLLHKDKIPAEDEKSPTKLIGFLSCLVECIYKSRNYFTKDAEDIDMQAVKEDVAITYADRPKEQQYYIEMYEYCRKDAAKIYGQIKGNPASKIFFKKACKPYYTFVYLCQAEYHKKTTCPYFTWEGDEKPPTKQECKSAKDQCYKIDGLTPPEEYEFDS from the exons ATGAAGATC CGCAAAGGCTGCTGCGACAATTTACATATAATCTTCGATGAGGTAACAGCGAAATGCGTGCTCTTACACAAGGACAAAATTCCGGCGGAGGACGAGAAAAGCCCCACTAAATTGATTGGCTTTTTATCa TGTTTAGTCGAGTGCATTTATAAAAGTCGCAATTATTTCACCAAAGACGCTGAGGATATTGATATGCAAGCTGTGAAGGAGGATGTGGCGATTACGTATGCGGATCGTCCCAAAGAGCAGCAATATTATATTGAAATGTACGAATACTGTCGCAAAGATG CTGCAAAGATTTACGGACAGATTAAGGGTAATCCCGCCAGCAAGATTTTCTTTAAGAAAGCCTGCAAACCTTATTACACATTCGTCTATTTATGCCAAGCTGAGTATCATAAGAAGACAACGTGTCCATACTTTACTTGGGAAGGTGacgaaaaaccaccaacaaaGCAAGAATGTAAATCGGCAAAGGATCAATGTTATAAGATCGATGGTTTAACTCCACCGGAGGAATATGAGTTCGACTCTTGA
- the LOC120770022 gene encoding general odorant-binding protein 66 gives MKNLVLIIFSVSLVLKLSNSLKIDCDNPESIKEDRIHYCCKHPDGYQEVVDSCAKETGFKFIKHDEEAMVDITVDHAIMGTCFGKCVFNKLQFMKGADLDMAAVRTHFENKSKADPEYAKEMINAFDHCHGKSVENTAQFLSNPIFRQAHAEFCDPKPGVILACVIREFFHNCPADRWAKTEECNTVLEFSKKCKDALTTI, from the exons ATGAAGAATTtagttttgataatattttccgTCAGTTTGGTATTGAAG CTCAGCAACTCGCTTAAAATCGACTGCGACAATCCCGAGTCGATTAAGGAGGATCGCATACACTATTGCTGCAAACATCCCGATGGCTATCAGGAGGTCGTGGACTCGTGCGCAAAGGAGACAGGCTTCAAATTCATCAAACACGATGAGGAGGCAATGGTCGACATAACGGTTGATCATGCCATAATGGGCACGTGCTTCGGCAAATGTGTCTTCAATAAACTGCAATTCATGAAAGGCGCTGATTTGGATATGGCTGCGGTACGCACGCACTTCGAGAACAAATCCAAAGCAGATCCAGAATATGCAAAGGAAATGATTAATGCATTTGATCACTGTCATGGCAAAT CCGTTGAGAACACCGCGCAGTTCTTGTCCAATCCAATCTTCCGCCAAGCTCACGCTGAGTTCTGCGATCCCAAACCGGGTGTCATACTGGCCTGCGTAATACGTGAGTTCTTCCACAACTGTCCTGCGGATCGTTGGGCTAAAACGGAAGAGTGCAACACTGTGTTGGAATTCAGCAAGAAATGCAAGGATGCACTGACGACTATTTAA